A genome region from Carya illinoinensis cultivar Pawnee chromosome 2, C.illinoinensisPawnee_v1, whole genome shotgun sequence includes the following:
- the LOC122300808 gene encoding RAP domain-containing protein, chloroplastic: MEGLLNTFPHQICLKPFVFDPKLVYTLPMLKSGARCFTRKPKLGFPRRNCLNLGRDNHAVSSVSLDDGDGDDDKGKKDCNMDWELEFLGELDPLGIKPPKKKKKWQKSKLLEDTDGMDWCVKARKVALKSIEVRGLTRKMEDLITGKKKKKKNKKKMANKEKINIKVEEDVFDDSEDESELQDMKTVDDIDGLMKQVSMLAGGMFEEKKEHSMGEFVQRLSQFSGPSDRRKEINLNRAIIEAQTAEEVLEVTAETIVAVGKGLSPSPLSPLNIATALHRIAKNMEKVSMMEMHRLAFARRREMSMLVGIAMTALPECSAQGISNISWALSKIGGELLYLSEMDRVAEVALTRVGEFNSQNVANVAGAFASMQHSAPDLFSELSKRASDIIHTFHGQELAQVLWAFASLYEPVDLLLESLDSVFKDSSQFKCCLRKRTVDGIEESSEDSSKDLDSDRVLRSPVLSFNRGQLGNIAWSYAVFGQMDRIFFSNMWRTLSHFEEQRISEQYREDIMFASQVHLVNQCLNLEYPHLQLSLTSALEEKISRARKTRRFNNKITSSFQKEVARLLVNTGLDWVREYVVDGYTLDAVLVEKKVALEIDGPTHFSRNTGAPLGHTMLKRRYITAAGWKIYSLSHLEWEELQGGSEQLDYLREILKDHLGESTTNIA, from the exons ATGGAAGGGTTGTTGAACACATTTCCACACCAAATTTGCTTAAAACCCTTCGTTTTCGATCCTAAACTAGTTTATACCCTTCCAATGCTAAAATCGGGAGCTAGGTGTTTTACCCGTAAACCCAAGCTAGGTTTTCCGAGAAGAAATTGCTTAAATCTGGGTAGAGACAATCATGCTGTTAGCTCAGTGAGTCTTGATGATGGTGATGGTGATGAtgataaaggaaaaaaagattGTAATATGGACTGGGAATTGGAGTTCCTTGGGGAGCTTGACCCTTTGGGCATCAAGCCtcccaagaaaaagaaaaaatggcagAAATCAAAGTTGCTGGAAGACACTGATGGAATGGATTGGTGTGTGAAGGCGAGAAAGGTTGCACTCAAATCGATTGAGGTGAGGGGGCTTACTCGTAAAATGGAAGATTTAATTactgggaagaagaaaaagaagaagaacaaaaagaagatggcaaacaaagagaaaattaatattaaagttGAGGAAGATGTGTTTGATGACTCGGAGGATGAATCTGAATTGCAAGATATGAAGACTGTTGATGATATTGATGGCCTAATGAAGCAGGTGAGTATGTTGGCAGGTGGGATGTTTGAAGAAAAGAAGGAGCACTCAATGGGAGAATTTGTTCAGAGGCTATCCCAATTTTCAGGGCCCTCTGATCGTAGGAAAGAAATTAATTTGAACAGAGCTATCATAGAAGCTCAGACTGCGGAAGAAGTGTTGGAGGTTACTGCAGAGACAATCGTGGCTGTCGGGAAAGGCTTGAGCCCCTCGCCCCTCTCTCCTTTAAATATTGCTACTGCACTTCATCGTATTGCTAAGAACATGGAGAAGGTTTCAATGATGGAAATGCATAGGCTGGCTTTTGCCCGTCGAAGAGAGATGTCTATGCTTGTGGGTATTGCAATGACAGCCTTACCAGAATGTTCAGCTCAAGGTATCTCAAATATCTCATGGGCATTGTCCAAGATTGGAGGTGAGCTGCTTTACTTATCTGAAATGGATAGAGTTGCTGAGGTGGCTTTGACAAGGGTTGGAGAGTTCAATTCTCAGAATGTTGCTAATGTTGCGGGTGCTTTTGCATCAATGCAGCATTCTGCCCCTGATCTCTTTTCAGAATTGTCAAAAAGGGCGTCAGATATAATTCACACTTTCCATGGGCAGGAACTTGCTCAAGTCTTGTGGGCTTTTGCTTCTTTATATGAGCCTGTTGACCTTTTGCTTGAGTCTTTAGATAGTGTCTTTAAGGACTCTAGCCAATTTAAATGCTGCTTAAGGAAAAGAACTGTAGATGGTATCGAAGAAAGCAGCGAGGACAGCAGTAAAGACCTTGACTCTGATCGAGTTTTAAGATCTCCCGTACTCAGTTTTAATAGGGGTCAGCTTGGGAATATTGCTTGGTCTTATGCTGTTTTTGGACAAATGGACcggattttcttttctaatatgTGGAGAACTCTGAGCCACTTTGAGGAGCAAAGGATTTCAGAGCAGTATagggaggatatcatgtttgctTCTCAAGTTCATCTTGTGAACCAGTGCTTGAATCTAGAATACCCACATCTTCAGCTGTCTTTGACAAGTGCTCTCGAGGAGAAAATTTCCCGTGCAAGAAAAACTAGGAggtttaataataaaatcactTCATCCTTTCAGAAGGAGGTAGCTCGCCTTCTTGTTAACACTGGCCTTGATTGGGTCCGAGAGTATGTTGTGGATGGGTATACTTTAGATGCAGTTTTAGTTGAAAAGAAAGTTGCTTTGGAGATTGATGGGCCAACTCATTTCTCAAGGAACACGG GGGCACCTCTAGGACATACCATGCTGAAGCGCCGCTACATTACTGCTGCTGGTTGGAAGATCTATTCATTGTCTCATCTAGAG TGGGAGGAACTTCAAGGTGGCTCCGAACAGCTAGACTACCTAAGAGAAATTCTCAAAGATCACCTAGGTGAAAGCACCACCAACATTGCATGA
- the LOC122300809 gene encoding uncharacterized protein LOC122300809 isoform X2 has product MASSGTYEVVERHVKDKDHKKDEDKGGFIEKVKDFIHDIGEKIEEAIGFGKPTADVAAVHIPRINLDKADIVVDVLIKNPNPVPIPLIDINYLIESDGRKLVSGLIPDAGTIHAHGEETVKIPVNLVYDDIKNTYDDIKPGSIVPYRIKVDLIVDVPVFGRLTLPLEKTGEIPIPYKPDIDLEKIKFRRFSFEETVAVLHLKVENKNDFDLGLNSLDYEVWLSDVSIGGAELSNSTKIDKNGISYIDIPITFRPKDFGSALWDMIRGKGTGYTLKGHINADTPFGAMNLPISREGGTTRLKKNKEDGGDDDDDDEE; this is encoded by the exons ATGGCTTCATCTGGTACATATGAAGTTGTTGAAAGGCATGTTAAGGACAAAGACcacaagaaagatgaagataaaggtGGATTTATTGAGAAGGTGAAGGATTTCATTCATGACATTGGCGAGAAGATTGAGGAAGCTATTGGATTTGGGAAGCCTACTGCAGATGTTGCAGCGGTTCACATCCCTCGTATCAATCTTGACAAGGCAGATATTGTTGTCGATGTTCTCATAAAGAACCCAAATCCTGTGCCAATCCCTCTGATTGACATAAACTATTTGATTGAGAGTGATGGAAGGAAACTTGTTTCAGGGTTGATCCCAGACGCTGGGACAATCCATGCACATGGTGAAGAGACTGTCAAAATACCAGTTAATCTGGTTTATGATGACATCAAAAATACATATGACGATATTAAGCCCGGAAGCATAGTTCCATATAGGATCAAGGTTGACCTCATTGTAGACGTGCCTGTTTTCGGTAGGCTAACACTACCACTTGAGAAAACTGGAGAGATCCCCATACCTTACAAACCTGATATTgatcttgagaaaattaaatttcGGAGATTCTCTTTTGAAGAAACTGTTGCAGTTCTTCATTTGAAAGTGGAAAATAAGAATGACTTTGACTTGGGCTTAAATTCACTAGACTATGAGGTTTGGCTTTCTGATGTGAGCATTGGAGGTGCAGAACTCTCAAATTCTACAAAAATTGATAAGAATGGAATAAGTTACATTGATATTCCCATCACCTTCAGGCCTAAGGACTTTGGCTCTGCACTTTGGGACATGATTAGGGGAAAAGGTACTGGTTACACCTTGAAAGGACATATTAATGCGGATACACCCTTTGGAGCAATGAATTTACCCATCAGCAGGGAGGGCGGTACCACTCGTCTCAAGAAGAACAAAGAAGATGGTggggatgatgatgatgatgatgag GAATAA
- the LOC122300809 gene encoding uncharacterized protein LOC122300809 isoform X1, producing the protein MIGMASSGTYEVVERHVKDKDHKKDEDKGGFIEKVKDFIHDIGEKIEEAIGFGKPTADVAAVHIPRINLDKADIVVDVLIKNPNPVPIPLIDINYLIESDGRKLVSGLIPDAGTIHAHGEETVKIPVNLVYDDIKNTYDDIKPGSIVPYRIKVDLIVDVPVFGRLTLPLEKTGEIPIPYKPDIDLEKIKFRRFSFEETVAVLHLKVENKNDFDLGLNSLDYEVWLSDVSIGGAELSNSTKIDKNGISYIDIPITFRPKDFGSALWDMIRGKGTGYTLKGHINADTPFGAMNLPISREGGTTRLKKNKEDGGDDDDDDEE; encoded by the exons ATGATTG GCATGGCTTCATCTGGTACATATGAAGTTGTTGAAAGGCATGTTAAGGACAAAGACcacaagaaagatgaagataaaggtGGATTTATTGAGAAGGTGAAGGATTTCATTCATGACATTGGCGAGAAGATTGAGGAAGCTATTGGATTTGGGAAGCCTACTGCAGATGTTGCAGCGGTTCACATCCCTCGTATCAATCTTGACAAGGCAGATATTGTTGTCGATGTTCTCATAAAGAACCCAAATCCTGTGCCAATCCCTCTGATTGACATAAACTATTTGATTGAGAGTGATGGAAGGAAACTTGTTTCAGGGTTGATCCCAGACGCTGGGACAATCCATGCACATGGTGAAGAGACTGTCAAAATACCAGTTAATCTGGTTTATGATGACATCAAAAATACATATGACGATATTAAGCCCGGAAGCATAGTTCCATATAGGATCAAGGTTGACCTCATTGTAGACGTGCCTGTTTTCGGTAGGCTAACACTACCACTTGAGAAAACTGGAGAGATCCCCATACCTTACAAACCTGATATTgatcttgagaaaattaaatttcGGAGATTCTCTTTTGAAGAAACTGTTGCAGTTCTTCATTTGAAAGTGGAAAATAAGAATGACTTTGACTTGGGCTTAAATTCACTAGACTATGAGGTTTGGCTTTCTGATGTGAGCATTGGAGGTGCAGAACTCTCAAATTCTACAAAAATTGATAAGAATGGAATAAGTTACATTGATATTCCCATCACCTTCAGGCCTAAGGACTTTGGCTCTGCACTTTGGGACATGATTAGGGGAAAAGGTACTGGTTACACCTTGAAAGGACATATTAATGCGGATACACCCTTTGGAGCAATGAATTTACCCATCAGCAGGGAGGGCGGTACCACTCGTCTCAAGAAGAACAAAGAAGATGGTggggatgatgatgatgatgatgag GAATAA